A genomic region of Paenibacillus sp. PL2-23 contains the following coding sequences:
- the brxC gene encoding BREX system P-loop protein BrxC, whose amino-acid sequence MKIKDMFVREIDRDIKGVIKVGQADEENIKQELEEYVVTKELQKHFADFFSSYKKGINGYTDKMGVWISGFFGSGKSHFLKILSYLLDNKEVQGKRALDYFIEDNKIVDSMVLADMKLAASVPTDVVLFNIDSKSEMTGKHSKDAIVSVFLKVFNEMQGFCGSIPFLADLERQLVEVDRYEEFKNLFQVNFGKPWEESRHKFDFIQDSIVEVLAEMGFMSEAAARNWCEKASEPYSISIEHFARLVKEYIDRKGNNRHIVFLVDEIGQYIGDDSKLMLNLQTVTEDLGTACNGKIWIVVTSQQDIDSITKTKGNDFSKIQGRFDTRLSLSSANVDEVIKKRILDKNMTAQQTLRLLYEQKATIIKNLIVFNDGIEKKLYADDRDFAAVYPFVPYQFNLLGSVLTSIRTHGASGKHLAEGERSMIALFKESAVKLMDRPEGTLIPFNMFYDALHQFLDHSHKGVISRAMDNDYINLDRKDDCFAVNVLKTLFMIKYVKEIKANIDNITSLMIADIDTDRMELKQQVEEALKILANQTLIQKNGDIYVFLTNEEQEINREIDSQNVEMAEVISKVSELIYDDIFKGDKYRYPAFNGRYNFAFNRFVDDRPYKSNQSHDIGIRVLTPSSDYSTDETTLRMISGQGREILVVLPNDSAFLDEIRNALKIEKYLRLNTSSTLTKFEQIKEAKRVEMRERNGNAKLFLSESLKSADIYVNGDKAQIASKDITARMNDALGRLVSIVYHKLTYIDTPMSEGNIRALFKNENQITLSLEGTAEPNIHAFNDMLSFISNNSSMHTKTSMKSLMDRFMKAPYGFLEDDVEWLVAKLFKNGDISFTVNGTSVTLLNKSQEEIINYVTKREFVERLLTERREKASDGQKKAVREVMKELFGTSSANDDDDAMMQSFQKYSKDILNELDKYEIMYQAKSFPGQKVVASGKNLLRAILQIQSPTEFFKKLHADRDDYLDFSEDYEPVKLFFDGEQKKVFEKALNLMKIYEESKTFIVEEKVEQVVNEIKAILKKESPYSEIPKLPALLDEFTELYAQLLQDMEAPVIAAIEDARKRVFDVLDTKGYKDQYSSRFHQLFLEITEKARTCNNVATMQNIKVEADALKVRLLNELSRIDEQIARDKVKEESEKYNQNNTVNPEPMPQPKIKKRKNISIKSVNLAASWQIETPQDVEKYIAALKERILKELDADTIINIEF is encoded by the coding sequence ATGAAGATCAAAGATATGTTCGTTAGAGAAATCGATCGGGATATTAAAGGTGTTATCAAAGTTGGTCAAGCCGATGAAGAAAATATTAAGCAAGAACTTGAAGAATACGTGGTGACAAAGGAACTGCAAAAGCACTTTGCGGATTTCTTCTCAAGTTATAAGAAGGGGATTAACGGATACACTGACAAAATGGGTGTGTGGATTTCTGGCTTCTTCGGTAGCGGTAAATCCCACTTTCTGAAAATTCTATCGTATTTACTAGACAATAAAGAAGTGCAAGGTAAGAGAGCACTGGATTACTTCATAGAAGATAACAAAATCGTTGACTCCATGGTGCTGGCAGACATGAAACTTGCTGCTAGTGTTCCTACGGATGTCGTTCTGTTCAATATTGATTCCAAGAGTGAAATGACCGGAAAGCATTCCAAGGATGCCATTGTGTCCGTTTTTCTTAAAGTATTTAATGAAATGCAAGGGTTTTGCGGTTCCATTCCATTTCTGGCAGATTTGGAAAGGCAACTTGTTGAGGTAGACCGCTATGAAGAATTTAAGAACCTCTTTCAAGTGAATTTCGGCAAGCCGTGGGAAGAATCGCGGCACAAGTTTGATTTTATTCAAGACAGCATAGTGGAAGTATTGGCCGAAATGGGATTTATGAGCGAAGCCGCGGCTCGTAACTGGTGCGAGAAAGCATCGGAGCCGTACTCCATTAGCATTGAACATTTTGCGCGTCTGGTGAAAGAATACATCGATCGGAAAGGGAATAATCGCCACATTGTATTCCTCGTGGATGAGATTGGTCAGTACATAGGGGATGACTCCAAGCTGATGCTGAATTTGCAAACGGTAACCGAGGATCTGGGAACGGCCTGCAATGGTAAGATTTGGATTGTCGTTACTAGCCAACAAGATATTGATTCCATTACCAAGACGAAGGGGAACGACTTCTCCAAGATCCAGGGACGGTTCGATACCCGCCTATCTCTTTCCTCAGCCAATGTTGATGAGGTAATCAAGAAGAGAATTCTGGATAAAAACATGACAGCGCAGCAGACGCTAAGATTACTGTATGAGCAGAAAGCTACCATTATCAAGAACTTGATTGTCTTTAATGACGGCATCGAAAAGAAGCTATATGCAGACGACCGCGACTTTGCAGCCGTTTATCCTTTTGTGCCTTATCAATTTAATTTGCTAGGGAGCGTCCTGACTTCCATCAGAACTCACGGGGCTTCGGGCAAGCATCTGGCTGAAGGCGAGCGATCCATGATTGCTTTGTTTAAGGAATCGGCGGTAAAACTGATGGATCGTCCGGAAGGTACGTTAATCCCTTTTAATATGTTCTACGATGCGCTGCATCAATTCTTGGACCATAGTCATAAAGGCGTCATCAGCCGCGCAATGGATAACGATTATATTAACCTCGACAGAAAGGACGACTGCTTCGCGGTAAATGTACTGAAAACGTTGTTTATGATCAAGTACGTGAAAGAAATTAAAGCCAACATCGATAATATTACCAGTTTGATGATCGCGGATATAGATACTGACAGAATGGAATTGAAACAACAAGTAGAAGAAGCATTGAAAATTCTTGCCAATCAAACATTAATCCAGAAGAATGGCGATATCTACGTGTTCTTGACCAATGAAGAACAAGAGATAAACCGTGAAATTGACAGCCAGAATGTGGAGATGGCGGAGGTTATCAGTAAAGTATCGGAACTCATCTATGATGATATTTTCAAAGGCGACAAATATCGTTATCCGGCCTTTAATGGCAGATATAATTTTGCTTTCAATCGATTCGTGGATGACCGGCCGTATAAATCGAATCAGAGCCACGACATCGGAATACGGGTACTCACTCCGAGCAGTGATTATAGTACCGATGAGACAACCTTGCGTATGATTTCGGGGCAGGGAAGAGAAATTCTTGTCGTACTCCCCAATGATTCCGCCTTTCTAGATGAAATCAGGAATGCTCTCAAAATTGAAAAATATCTGCGCTTGAATACTTCCAGCACATTGACCAAATTCGAACAAATCAAGGAAGCCAAGCGTGTGGAGATGCGTGAGAGAAATGGAAACGCCAAGTTATTCTTGAGCGAATCCTTGAAGAGTGCTGATATTTATGTGAATGGGGACAAAGCCCAGATAGCATCGAAAGACATCACAGCAAGGATGAATGATGCACTTGGACGCCTCGTTTCGATCGTTTATCATAAACTGACGTATATTGACACTCCCATGAGTGAAGGCAATATTCGCGCCTTGTTCAAGAATGAAAACCAGATCACTCTTTCCTTGGAGGGCACTGCCGAACCGAACATCCATGCGTTCAACGATATGCTCAGTTTTATTTCAAATAATTCTTCCATGCACACGAAAACATCCATGAAGAGTTTGATGGATCGTTTTATGAAGGCACCTTATGGTTTCTTGGAGGATGATGTGGAATGGCTCGTCGCCAAACTTTTCAAGAACGGCGATATCTCATTTACCGTGAATGGAACCAGTGTCACCTTGCTGAATAAATCGCAGGAAGAAATTATCAACTACGTCACCAAGAGAGAATTTGTTGAGAGGCTGTTGACAGAGCGAAGAGAGAAAGCATCTGACGGCCAAAAGAAAGCTGTTCGCGAAGTCATGAAGGAATTATTCGGCACCTCCAGCGCCAATGACGATGATGATGCGATGATGCAAAGTTTCCAGAAATACAGCAAGGACATTTTGAATGAGCTGGATAAATATGAAATTATGTATCAAGCAAAGTCGTTCCCTGGACAGAAGGTTGTCGCTTCCGGAAAAAACTTGCTTCGTGCCATTCTTCAGATTCAGTCTCCGACGGAATTTTTCAAGAAGCTTCATGCAGATCGGGACGATTACCTTGACTTTTCTGAAGACTACGAACCGGTCAAATTATTCTTTGATGGAGAGCAAAAGAAGGTATTTGAAAAAGCTCTGAACTTAATGAAAATTTACGAGGAAAGTAAGACCTTTATCGTAGAAGAAAAAGTCGAACAAGTTGTTAATGAAATAAAAGCGATCTTGAAAAAAGAATCTCCTTATAGTGAGATTCCTAAATTGCCTGCTTTATTGGATGAATTTACCGAGCTTTACGCCCAGTTACTGCAGGATATGGAAGCTCCAGTGATCGCGGCGATAGAGGATGCCCGAAAACGAGTATTTGATGTATTAGATACGAAGGGGTACAAGGACCAATATTCTAGTCGCTTCCATCAACTTTTCCTTGAAATCACGGAAAAGGCGAGGACATGCAATAATGTCGCGACAATGCAGAATATTAAAGTGGAAGCTGATGCGTTGAAAGTACGGCTGTTGAATGAATTATCCAGAATAGACGAGCAAATTGCGCGCGACAAGGTTAAAGAGGAAAGTGAAAAATATAATCAAAACAACACTGTGAATCCAGAGCCTATGCCTCAGCCGAAGATTAAGAAGAGAAAGAACATTAGCATTAAGAGTGTGAACCTTGCCGCCTCTTGGCAGATTGAAACCCCGCAAGACGTTGAAAAATATATTGCCGCCCTTAAGGAGCGAATCCTGAAAGAGTTGGATGCAGACACGATCATTAATATCGAGTTTTAA